A section of the Acidobacterium capsulatum ATCC 51196 genome encodes:
- a CDS encoding AMP-binding protein, which produces MRYTLTTLLDDYRKRGNETAVVSHRGVRRYKASYAEIVTLSDRFSAELLRRGIRPGDRVILWGENSAEWIGAFYGCMQRGVLAVPLDAAGSTEFTQRILRETNPRLIAGDHELLQRLPAPNAPALAFADFPSALPAAQSSTTDPSVGPDTPMQILFTSGTTAEPKGIVHTHRNMVSSLAPIEREIQKYLRYERIVHPLRFLHTLPLSHVFGQFMGLWIPPLLGAEVHFDSRLQASHIIQTIHDERISLLVAVPRVLDILRSHLLDRDPELVTQLQAAQNSSVWKRWWRFRRIHSLIGYKFWAFVCGGASLPPDLESFWITLGFALIQGYGMTESSALITLNHPFRPGRGTIGKVLPGRDVRLTEEGEILVRGDMISSATWQQGALRSNESPWLATGDLAKEDASGNLQFLGRRNQLIVTPSGMNVHPEDVESVLSQQPGVASCAVVPHAVPNGSEPAAVLVFRGSPQEAQQAILAANAALAGHQRIRYFKLWPELDLPRTATGKIQRRTLIEWINQPNQPNQPEAQSPSANEDPVTRAIVSITARTPADLSDHSRLEEDFGLDSLGRVQLQEKLELQLGRTLEDAALQQAVTLGDLRKALGLQYVSIEGTNSHPLPEQAPALSKSTHQALPDIYPRWPWTHPARLLRNAFLECVLRPLVWLFAAPRAQRPPASSNSKPLLIIANHVNNYDAALVLYGLPPAHRRRISIAMAADILSSWRQRRGEDLWMPSLTGPLVYWLVTLLFNVFPLPRGAGFRQSFEHAGRALDSGFDVLLFPEGHQTGGHLAPFRPGIGLLVQQTQATVLPVALAGYGAPRSARGFHSGSIEMRVGQLLHFDPTTSAESITEQLHAAMASLLGEPRV; this is translated from the coding sequence ATGCGATACACGCTGACTACGCTGCTCGACGATTACCGCAAACGCGGCAACGAGACAGCCGTGGTCAGTCATCGCGGCGTGCGCCGTTACAAAGCCAGCTACGCGGAAATCGTAACTCTGTCTGATCGTTTCTCCGCAGAGCTTCTCCGCCGCGGAATTCGCCCCGGCGACCGTGTCATCCTCTGGGGAGAAAACAGCGCCGAATGGATCGGCGCCTTCTACGGATGCATGCAGCGCGGCGTCCTCGCCGTTCCTCTCGACGCCGCCGGCTCCACGGAGTTCACCCAGCGCATCCTGCGCGAAACCAATCCCCGCCTCATCGCCGGCGATCACGAACTCCTGCAGCGTCTACCTGCCCCAAACGCTCCTGCGCTTGCATTCGCAGATTTCCCGTCCGCGTTGCCCGCCGCGCAAAGCAGCACAACGGACCCCTCCGTCGGCCCAGACACGCCAATGCAGATCCTCTTCACCTCCGGCACTACCGCCGAGCCCAAAGGCATTGTCCACACTCATCGCAACATGGTTTCGAGCCTCGCGCCCATTGAACGCGAGATTCAGAAATACCTGCGCTACGAACGCATCGTGCATCCTTTGCGATTCCTGCATACGCTGCCCCTCAGCCATGTCTTCGGCCAGTTCATGGGACTCTGGATTCCGCCCCTCCTCGGCGCGGAGGTTCACTTCGACTCACGTCTTCAGGCAAGCCATATCATCCAGACCATCCATGACGAGCGCATCTCTTTGCTCGTTGCCGTGCCACGCGTGCTCGATATCCTGCGCAGCCATCTCCTCGACCGCGATCCTGAACTTGTCACTCAGCTCCAGGCCGCGCAAAATTCCAGCGTCTGGAAGCGCTGGTGGCGCTTCCGCCGTATTCACTCTCTTATTGGTTACAAATTCTGGGCCTTTGTCTGCGGCGGAGCTTCTCTGCCTCCGGACCTCGAATCCTTCTGGATCACCTTGGGCTTCGCGCTCATTCAGGGCTACGGCATGACCGAGTCCTCCGCCCTCATCACCCTCAATCATCCCTTCCGCCCCGGCCGCGGAACCATCGGCAAGGTGCTTCCCGGCCGCGATGTACGCCTCACAGAAGAAGGAGAAATCCTCGTGCGCGGCGACATGATTTCCAGTGCTACCTGGCAGCAGGGAGCGCTGCGCTCCAATGAGTCACCCTGGCTCGCCACCGGCGATCTCGCCAAAGAAGACGCCTCCGGCAACCTCCAGTTTCTGGGCCGCAGAAATCAGCTCATCGTCACCCCCTCCGGCATGAACGTGCATCCGGAGGATGTGGAATCCGTGCTTTCGCAGCAGCCCGGCGTCGCGTCATGCGCCGTCGTGCCGCATGCCGTACCCAACGGCAGCGAGCCCGCTGCGGTGCTCGTCTTCCGCGGCTCTCCTCAAGAGGCGCAGCAGGCCATCCTCGCCGCTAACGCCGCACTCGCTGGCCATCAGCGCATCCGCTACTTCAAGCTCTGGCCCGAACTCGATCTGCCCCGCACCGCCACAGGAAAAATTCAACGTCGCACCCTCATCGAATGGATCAATCAGCCCAATCAGCCCAACCAGCCCGAAGCCCAATCCCCATCCGCCAACGAAGATCCTGTCACCCGGGCCATTGTCTCCATCACGGCGCGCACTCCCGCAGATTTAAGCGACCACTCCCGTCTGGAGGAAGACTTCGGCCTCGATAGCTTGGGCCGCGTCCAGCTTCAGGAAAAGCTCGAACTCCAGCTCGGCCGCACATTAGAGGACGCGGCACTGCAGCAAGCCGTTACCCTCGGCGATCTCCGCAAAGCACTCGGCCTGCAATACGTATCCATAGAAGGTACAAATTCCCACCCTCTGCCGGAACAGGCACCCGCTCTCTCCAAATCCACGCACCAGGCCCTGCCAGATATCTATCCGCGCTGGCCCTGGACGCACCCGGCCCGCCTGCTGCGCAATGCATTTCTGGAGTGCGTGCTCCGCCCGCTCGTCTGGCTTTTCGCCGCCCCACGCGCGCAGCGGCCTCCGGCCTCATCCAATTCAAAGCCACTGCTCATCATCGCCAATCACGTCAACAATTACGACGCCGCACTCGTGCTCTATGGCCTGCCACCTGCGCATCGGCGCCGCATCTCCATCGCCATGGCGGCAGACATCCTCTCCAGCTGGCGCCAGCGTCGCGGAGAAGACCTCTGGATGCCCTCACTCACCGGCCCCTTGGTGTATTGGCTTGTCACGCTGCTCTTCAATGTCTTTCCCTTACCGCGCGGCGCGGGCTTCCGGCAGAGCTTTGAACACGCGGGCCGCGCGCTTGACTCAGGCTTCGACGTGCTCCTCTTCCCTGAGGGACACCAGACCGGCGGCCATCTCGCGCCCTTCCGTCCCGGCATCGGCCTGCTCGTGCAGCAGACACAGGCCACCGTGCTTCCTGTCGCGCTTGCCGGATACGGCGCACCACGCTCAGCCCGAGGGTTTCACTCCGGCTCCATCGAAATGCGCGTAGGCCAGCTACTTCACTTCGATCCCACCACATCCGCCGAATCCATCACAGAGCAACTGCACGCCGCTATGGCTTCTCTGCTCGGCGAGCCCCGCGTGTAA